ATGGGCACGAAGACCGCCTTGCCCCCCATGTCCCAATCGTACCACTGGGCCACCTCAAAGGCATAGCTTTCCTGCCCCAGAATGCGCCAGGCGTTCTTGGAATTGAGCAGGGCCACCCGGTAATGGTCGGCCAGATACTCCACCACCTTCATGCAGTCGTCGAAAACGCCGGGAATTTCCAGCACTCTCGCGCCGCTGCCCAAAGGCTGGGACAGCTGCTGCGCCGTGACCTTGCCCTGGGGCAGGAGCACCACGGATTTGAGAGGCTCGCCCACATAGGCCGCATACAGGGCCGCCGCCGCCGAAGTGTCCCCCGTGGAGGCGCAGATGGTCAGCACATCCTTCCAGCCGTGCCTGCGGACCAGATGGCGCAGATAGGAAAAGGCGCAGGCCATGCCCCGGTCCTTGAAGGACGCCGACGGATTCTGGCCGTCGTTCTTGAAGGCCAGCGGCTGCCCCGCCGCAGCCTCCAGAGCCGGGGAGGAGCGGATGACAGGCGTATTGCCCTCGCCCAGAAACACGATATCCGCCTCGTCCATGACTGGAGCCATCAGCTCGTAAAACCGGAAAATGCCACGCAGAGCCTGATTTTTGGTGGCGGCGCGCAGGTCGAAACGATCCCGCCAAGTCTGCCCGTCCGTTTGCTCCAGTTCTTCGAACCGGGTGTCTTCCAGCAGAAAGACGCCGCCGCACGAAGGACAGGTATAGTGCAGTTCATCGATGCCGTACCGGCTGCCGCATCCCAGGCAGGCGTATTCCATGTGCCCCCGATATTCGGGAAAAATGTGGGCCGCGCGCATATTCGTGCTCCGAAGGTTGAAATGAATGCCCTAAATGACAAAAAAATTTCGCGGATTGCGGGCTGTCCCGCCGGGTCAAAGAACCGTGTCCACCACGGCCCCGGCGAACAGAAATACCGCCACAAAACCGTTCATGGTAAAAAAAGCCAGATTCACCCGGCTCAGGTCCTCCGCTGAAATGAGCCGGTGCTCGGCCAGCAGCACCACCCACACGGCCAAGGCGCACCCGGTGTACACAAGCCCGGCTCCGGCAGCCCAACCCGCCAGCAGAAACATGAGTCCCGCCACCACGTGGGAGAAAGTGGACAGGGCCAGGGACGTGGGCAGGCCCAAGGCGGCAGGCAGGGAGTGTAGCCCTTCCCGGCGGTCGAAATCCGCGTCCTGACAGGCGTAAAGGATGTCGAAACCACCCACCCAGAAGACAACGCCGATGCCCAGCAGCACTGCGGGCAAGGTCAGAAGCGGCGTCACGGCCAGCCATCCCGCCAGAGGAGCCAGCCCCAGCACCGAACCCAGAAAAAAATGGCACAACAGCGTGATCCGTTTGGTGAAGCTGTACAAGGCCGACCAGACCAGAGCAAAAGGTGCGAGCATCAGGCACAGGGGATTGAGCAGAGCGCAGGCGGCCGTGAACACCAGAGCGCAGGCCAGAATGAACAAGCCGGTTTCTCCGCGCCCGAGTTCTCCGGTGACCAGCGGACGGGTGCCGGTGCGTGGATTTCTGGCGTCAAA
Above is a window of Desulfomicrobium orale DSM 12838 DNA encoding:
- the thrC gene encoding threonine synthase: MRAAHIFPEYRGHMEYACLGCGSRYGIDELHYTCPSCGGVFLLEDTRFEELEQTDGQTWRDRFDLRAATKNQALRGIFRFYELMAPVMDEADIVFLGEGNTPVIRSSPALEAAAGQPLAFKNDGQNPSASFKDRGMACAFSYLRHLVRRHGWKDVLTICASTGDTSAAAALYAAYVGEPLKSVVLLPQGKVTAQQLSQPLGSGARVLEIPGVFDDCMKVVEYLADHYRVALLNSKNAWRILGQESYAFEVAQWYDWDMGGKAVFVPIGNAGNITAVMSGFLKLLRLGVISRLPRLFGVQSAHADPVYRYYAAPEKERRYEAVTVRPSVAQAAMIGNPVSFPRVAHLAGRYEAQGGDFRVVRVSEQGIIEAMLLANRHGHIACTQGGECLAGLLEARAQGLMEKDELAILDATAHALKFAGFQDMYFRNVFPADYEIVPDPARANTPGLVLDQEAKSALDAGEFTEQAAQRVVEMLGLSRK
- a CDS encoding UbiA-like polyprenyltransferase; this translates as MTGAWRKTLLLARMVKIEHSVFALPFAYLGMLWAAGGWPGWRIFLALTVAMVAVRSFAMAVNRLVDLPFDARNPRTGTRPLVTGELGRGETGLFILACALVFTAACALLNPLCLMLAPFALVWSALYSFTKRITLLCHFFLGSVLGLAPLAGWLAVTPLLTLPAVLLGIGVVFWVGGFDILYACQDADFDRREGLHSLPAALGLPTSLALSTFSHVVAGLMFLLAGWAAGAGLVYTGCALAVWVVLLAEHRLISAEDLSRVNLAFFTMNGFVAVFLFAGAVVDTVL